In one Watersipora subatra chromosome 6, tzWatSuba1.1, whole genome shotgun sequence genomic region, the following are encoded:
- the LOC137398939 gene encoding protein transport protein Sec16B-like isoform X4 — protein MTNQPMVGSQQMTSLPVENQQMPNQMINQQMGSQQTPNQRLGSQQITSQPVGNQKMPTSQMMNQPVINQQMDNQPMGSQQTSKQPIENQQLPNQPMNSQPIPNQNIGNQPMGNYGMNYGMMGNGMMNTNMMGYPPQQMMYPGMMMPGQYPGMFPYGNQQPNMYNQMDPQMQQRMAMMKGFKPLTQQQVPTVNMQLSGNTGYHQGRHMGSNAAAAPVRAGGPMVGQHPAQSYATPQPQSGYQQYGNESRMPRNQSFGGYRLDDSYSSYRDDDYSGSGRPRSKDVYEERRGYGYGSRPSSRSASRPSSRTGSAAAGIFQTEVNPYLMNQSGFSPRPPSRTSSRLDSAYQRSHTADESSSDEEEAEPSEPQRMTPAKFPMPHLIPRIMSNGDTLEVQPHNPADGQPATICFLRRPLHQLTLLKFPGPLVKGQTHKRDVLDYCLKMAQVAREDSTLFDRDSTELLWKFLHLFVKQNGTYVGSDIAELLLEGFEVDSTLYSVQAVPKANANMTQQETIDRFRQLVMFGDTKEALEWAMSTDQWGHALFLSSKMGSRIHAHVLTRFANSSMTYNDPLQTLYQLMSNRQPTSATHPEDGWGTWRPHLAMMLCNPSSDSELNTKSITSLGDALAARGLLHASHFCYLMAGLPLEPYTKKSAKLSMLGIPSGVSIEEYTQPDALELTEIYEYARSLAGEVDVIPHLQICKFFHARRQVDQGQPTEALAYLEAIANKVSPRPELFSWAFMSQLHSLAEKLKYHDAEATYVRDGRSLELEWITALATSLQAKLAISASGEVVGSPLHERRDMLDQPDASAGFGNQGTVPCDPAPPVQDHHNQNVDATTYNDSANTIDKHQQVANVAGDYPNATETHNIVHKVTSTTDILQQVTDMNNTYQQVPDTYQQVPDTASTYQQLPSTNYEQQPEEPANYEPPVSGYNYQTPSSHDQQNSWQAPLDRPSEGDVPSFQPAAPENSSYQAQQPVSVPSTNSTSNYGAGFSYSSSAPYGAPPGAQAMDVQYPTSQPPTSQPPTSQPPLSRNLAKTASSRQLSTSGSNKSLAEGQHTSPAPDKEPTASIKSEEAATKARSSPAKSSFGFGIGSLFSKILPKGKNEIILPDDSKQSIVWDDKLKKWVDTQSDGTEAPKAAPPPTDMTLGRSSPAVGHNSSIPAPQPAGGNLYSRKKGKGSKYVDVMGKTAGTSLTPIPQHLFDVTPRSTPTSSIFTPTPSSDENGDSLPAPEAAPEMTGDSQHFQPQYDEFDAQMPRNTSMASLEVQNIMGGPPNSPQAPPVNTQVPPTNMQAPPTSMQAPPTSMHAPPTGMHAPPTNTHAPPMSTLPPPASADVQPASQHTNSEDNIASQPSGPPRMFNPSQFKMPSAAPGGRTGTLSSRNRYPK, from the exons ATGACAAACCAACCAATGGTCGGAAGTCAGCAAATGACCAGCCTACCAGTAGAAAACCAGCAAATGCCAAATCAAATGATTAACCAACAAATGGGAAGTCAGCAAACTCCCAACCAACGCCTGGGAAGCCAGCAAATCACCAGTCAACCAGTTGGAAACCAGAAAATGCCAACTTCGCAAATGATGAACCAACCGGTAATAAACCAACAAATGGATAACCAGCCAATGGGCAGTCAGCAAACTTCCAAACAGCCTATAGAAAACCAGCAACTTCCCAATCAACCGATGAATAGCCAACCAATACCCAACCAGAACATCGGAAATCAGCCAATGGGAAATTATGGCATGAATTATGGCATGATGGGAAATGGAATGATGAATACAAATATGATGGGATACCCACCACAGCAGATGATGTACCCCGGGATGATGATGCCAGGCCAATACCCAGGCATGTTCCCATACG GTAATCAACAGCCAAACATGTACAACCAGATGGATCCCCAGATGCAGCAGAGAATGGCCATGATGAAGGGATTCAAGCCCCTTACTCAGCAGCAG GTTCCAACAGTCAATATGCAG TTGAGTGGAAACACAGGCTATCACCAAGGACGACACATGGGTTCTAACGCAGCAGCAGCACCCGTGCGGGCCGGTGGTCCGATGGTCGGACAGCATCCTGCTCAAAGTTATGCCACCCCACAGCCTCAGTCCG GCTACCAACAGTATGGAAACGAGTCTAGGATGCCTAGGAATCAGTCATTCGGTGGATATAGACTCGATGACAGTTACAG CAGCTACAGGGACGATGATTACAGCGGATCTGGTAGACCGAGATCTAAAGATGTATACGAGGAGAGACGGGGATATGGTTATGGCTCTCGACCTTCCAGTAGATCTGCAAGCAGGCCTTCGAGTAGAACTGGTAGTGCTGCTGCCG GCATATTTCAGACTGAGGTCAACCCATACCTCATGAATCAGTCTGGCTTCTCGCCCCGTCCCCCTAGTAGAACCAGCAGCAGGTTGGACTCAGCCTATCAGAGAAGTCATACAGCAG ATGAGAGTTCATCAGATGAAGAGGAGGCTGAGCCATCTGAGCCACAACGGATGACCCCTGCCAAGTTCCCCATGCCTCATCTCATTCCTCGAATCATGTCTAATGGTGACACCCTCGAGGTTCAGCCACATAACCCTGCTGATGGCCAGCCAGCCACGATATGCTTCCTCAGGCGGCCCCTTCACCAGCTCACACTTCTCAAGTTCCCAGGTCCTCTCGTCAA AGGGCAAACTCACAAGCGAGACGTGCTTGATTACTGTCTTAAGATGGCTCAAGTCGCCCGAGAGGACTCAACACTTTTTGACAGAGATTCTACTGAGTTGCTCTGGAAGTTCTTGCACTTATTCGTCAAGCAGAACGGG ACCTATGTTGGTTCTGACATTGCCGAGCTGTTGCTGGAAGGTTTTGAAGTAGACAGCACCCTCTACTCAGTACAAGCGGTGCCTAAGGCTAATGCCAACATGACGCAGCAAGAGACGATAGACAGGTTCAGACAACTCGTCATGTTTG GTGACACAAAGGAAGCGCTAGAGTGGGCCATGTCAACCGACCAATGGGGACACGCCCTCTTCCTCTCTTCTAAGATGGGCTCAAGGATTCACGCCCACGTTTTGACAAGATTTGCCAACTCATCTATGACCTACAATGACCCATTACAGACTCTCTATCAGCTGATGAGTAATAGACAGCCAACCTCTGCCACG CACCCTGAGGATGGGTGGGGCACCTGGCGCCCTCACTTGGCAATGATGTTATGTAACCCATCATCTGACTCTGAACTGAACACTAA GTCAATAACCTCTCTCGGAGATGCCCTCGCCGCTAGAGGTCTCCTACACGCCAGTCACTTCTGCTACCTCATGGCAGGGCTGCCTCTCGAGCCCTACACAAAGAAATCTGCTAAACTCTCCATGCTTGGTATTCCAAGCGG AGTATCCATAGAAGAATATACACAGCCAGATGCTCTAGAGCTCACAGAGATATACGAGTATGCTAGGAGTCTTGCTGGAGAGGTCGATGTTATACCTCATCTCCAAATATGTAAA TTCTTTCACGCTAGACGACAGGTAGACCAAGGTCAACCTACGGAAGCACTCGCCTATCTAGAAGCAATTGCCAATAAAGTCTCTCCCCGCCCGGAGCTTTTCTCCTGGGCATTTATGTCTCAGCTTCATTCC CTGGCGGAGAAGCTGAAGTACCATGACGCTGAAGCCACTTATGTGAGAGATGGGCGGAGCTTAGAGCTAGAGTGGATTACGGCACTCGCTACAAGCCTACAAGCCAAATTG GCCATCTCAGCATCTGGGGAGGTAGTAGGCTCTCCGTTACATGAGAGAAGAGATATGCTGGATCAGCCAGACGCAAGTGCCGGATTTGGAAATCAAGGCACAGTACCGTGTGACCCTGCGCCACCCGTACAGGACCACCACAATCAAAATGTGGATGCTACAACTTATAATGACAGTGCAAACACAATTGACAAACACCAGCAAGTGGCCAATGTAGCTGGTGACTACCCAAATGCTACAGAGACACATAATATCGTTCATAAAGTCACTAGCACCACAGACATTTTGCAACAAGTGACTGACATGAATAACACATATCAGCAAGTGCCCGACACATATCAGCAAGTGCCCGACACTGCTAGCACCTATCAACAACTGCCAAGTACCAATTATGAGCAGCAGCCAGAGGAGCCTGCCAATTATGAGCCACCTGTCAGCGGCTACAACTATCAGACACCCTCATCCCATGATCAGCAAAATTCTTGGCAAG CTCCATTAGACAGGCCTTCAGAAGGAGACGTACCCAGTTTTCAGCCTGCAGCTCCTGAGAACTCCAGCTATCAAGCACAACAG CCAGTAAGTGTGCCCTCTACTAACAGTACTAGTAACTATGGTGCTGGGTTTTCTTATTCCTCTTCCGCCCCGTACGGTGCTCCTCCCGGTGCTCAGGCTATGGATGTCCAGTATCCTACCAGCCAACCCCCTACTAGCCAACCCCCTACTAGCCAACCCCCTCTCTCGAGGAACCTAGCAAAAACTGCATCTAGTCGGCAGCTTTCCACCAGCGGCAGCAACAAGTCTCTCGCCGAG GGACAGCATACAAGCCCCGCTCCTGACAAGGAACCAACAGCATCAATCAAGTCTGAAGAAGCAGCTACCAAAGCT AGATCTTCTCCGGCTAAATCCAGTTTTGGGTTTGGAATCGGTTCACTCTTCTCCAAGATTCTACCCAAGGGAAAGAATGAGATTATTCTTCCTGATGATTCCAAACAGTCTATAGTCTGGGATGATAAACTTA aaaagTGGGTCGACACTCAGAGCGATGGAACGGAGGCGCCAAAGGCGGCCCCTCCACCCACTGACATGACCCTCGGTCGCAGTTCTCCTGCTGTAGGCCATAACTCTTCTATACCCGCCCCGCAACCCGCTGGGGGTAATCTCTACTCACGCAAGAAAGGAAAAGGCTCCAAATATGTTGACGTTATGG GCAAAACTGCGGGCACATCTCTGACGCCCATACCGCAGCACTTGTTTGATGTGACTCCCCGCTCCACCCCCACAAGCAGTATATTTACTCCTACACCAAGTTCAGATGAGAATGGAGATAGTCTTCCTGCTCCAGAAGCAGCACCAGAGATGACTGGTGATTCACAGCATTTTCAACCGCAATATGACGAATTCGATGCCCAG ATGCCCCGCAATACTTCAATGGCATCTCTTGAGGTACAAAATATAATGGGCGGGCCACCTAACAGCCCACAAGCCCCACCCGTAAACACGCAAGTTCCACCCACAAACATGCAAGCCCCACCCACTAGCATGCAAGCTCCACCCACTAGCATGCATGCTCCACCCACAGGCATGCATGCTCCACCCACCAACACACATGCTCCTCCTATGAGTACGTTACCTCCACCAGCTAGTGCCGATGTTCAACCAGCCAGTCAACACACAAAT TCTGAAGATAATATTGCCAGTCAACCTAGCGGACCACCAAGGATGTTCAACCCCTCACAGTTCAAAATGCCTAGCGCCGCCCCGGGAGGTAGGACCGGCACCCTATCTTCTCGAAATCGCTACCCAAAATAG
- the LOC137398939 gene encoding protein transport protein Sec16B-like isoform X6, with product MTNQPMVGSQQMTSLPVENQQMPNQMINQQMGSQQTPNQRLGSQQITSQPVGNQKMPTSQMMNQPVINQQMDNQPMGSQQTSKQPIENQQLPNQPMNSQPIPNQNIGNQPMGNYGMNYGMMGNGMMNTNMMGYPPQQMMYPGMMMPGQYPGMFPYGNQQPNMYNQMDPQMQQRMAMMKGFKPLTQQQVPTVNMQLSGNTGYHQGRHMGSNAAAAPVRAGGPMVGQHPAQSYATPQPQSGYQQYGNESRMPRNQSFGGYRLDDSYSSYRDDDYSGSGRPRSKDVYEERRGYGYGSRPSSRSASRPSSRTGSAAAGIFQTEVNPYLMNQSGFSPRPPSRTSSRLDSAYQRSHTADESSSDEEEAEPSEPQRMTPAKFPMPHLIPRIMSNGDTLEVQPHNPADGQPATICFLRRPLHQLTLLKFPGPLVKGQTHKRDVLDYCLKMAQVAREDSTLFDRDSTELLWKFLHLFVKQNGTYVGSDIAELLLEGFEVDSTLYSVQAVPKANANMTQQETIDRFRQLVMFGDTKEALEWAMSTDQWGHALFLSSKMGSRIHAHVLTRFANSSMTYNDPLQTLYQLMSNRQPTSATHPEDGWGTWRPHLAMMLCNPSSDSELNTKSITSLGDALAARGLLHASHFCYLMAGLPLEPYTKKSAKLSMLGIPSGVSIEEYTQPDALELTEIYEYARSLAGEVDVIPHLQICKFFHARRQVDQGQPTEALAYLEAIANKVSPRPELFSWAFMSQLHSLAEKLKYHDAEATYVRDGRSLELEWITALATSLQAKLAISASGEVVGSPLHERRDMLDQPDASAGFGNQGTVPCDPAPPVQDHHNQNVDATTYNDSANTIDKHQQVANVAGDYPNATETHNIVHKVTSTTDILQQVTDMNNTYQQVPDTYQQVPDTASTYQQLPSTNYEQQPEEPANYEPPVSGYNYQTPSSHDQQNSWQAPLDRPSEGDVPSFQPAAPENSSYQAQQGQHTSPAPDKEPTASIKSEEAATKARSSPAKSSFGFGIGSLFSKILPKGKNEIILPDDSKQSIVWDDKLKKWVDTQSDGTEAPKAAPPPTDMTLGRSSPAVGHNSSIPAPQPAGGNLYSRKKGKGSKYVDVMGKTAGTSLTPIPQHLFDVTPRSTPTSSIFTPTPSSDENGDSLPAPEAAPEMTGDSQHFQPQYDEFDAQMPRNTSMASLEVQNIMGGPPNSPQAPPVNTQVPPTNMQAPPTSMQAPPTSMHAPPTGMHAPPTNTHAPPMSTLPPPASADVQPASQHTNSEDNIASQPSGPPRMFNPSQFKMPSAAPGGRTGTLSSRNRYPK from the exons ATGACAAACCAACCAATGGTCGGAAGTCAGCAAATGACCAGCCTACCAGTAGAAAACCAGCAAATGCCAAATCAAATGATTAACCAACAAATGGGAAGTCAGCAAACTCCCAACCAACGCCTGGGAAGCCAGCAAATCACCAGTCAACCAGTTGGAAACCAGAAAATGCCAACTTCGCAAATGATGAACCAACCGGTAATAAACCAACAAATGGATAACCAGCCAATGGGCAGTCAGCAAACTTCCAAACAGCCTATAGAAAACCAGCAACTTCCCAATCAACCGATGAATAGCCAACCAATACCCAACCAGAACATCGGAAATCAGCCAATGGGAAATTATGGCATGAATTATGGCATGATGGGAAATGGAATGATGAATACAAATATGATGGGATACCCACCACAGCAGATGATGTACCCCGGGATGATGATGCCAGGCCAATACCCAGGCATGTTCCCATACG GTAATCAACAGCCAAACATGTACAACCAGATGGATCCCCAGATGCAGCAGAGAATGGCCATGATGAAGGGATTCAAGCCCCTTACTCAGCAGCAG GTTCCAACAGTCAATATGCAG TTGAGTGGAAACACAGGCTATCACCAAGGACGACACATGGGTTCTAACGCAGCAGCAGCACCCGTGCGGGCCGGTGGTCCGATGGTCGGACAGCATCCTGCTCAAAGTTATGCCACCCCACAGCCTCAGTCCG GCTACCAACAGTATGGAAACGAGTCTAGGATGCCTAGGAATCAGTCATTCGGTGGATATAGACTCGATGACAGTTACAG CAGCTACAGGGACGATGATTACAGCGGATCTGGTAGACCGAGATCTAAAGATGTATACGAGGAGAGACGGGGATATGGTTATGGCTCTCGACCTTCCAGTAGATCTGCAAGCAGGCCTTCGAGTAGAACTGGTAGTGCTGCTGCCG GCATATTTCAGACTGAGGTCAACCCATACCTCATGAATCAGTCTGGCTTCTCGCCCCGTCCCCCTAGTAGAACCAGCAGCAGGTTGGACTCAGCCTATCAGAGAAGTCATACAGCAG ATGAGAGTTCATCAGATGAAGAGGAGGCTGAGCCATCTGAGCCACAACGGATGACCCCTGCCAAGTTCCCCATGCCTCATCTCATTCCTCGAATCATGTCTAATGGTGACACCCTCGAGGTTCAGCCACATAACCCTGCTGATGGCCAGCCAGCCACGATATGCTTCCTCAGGCGGCCCCTTCACCAGCTCACACTTCTCAAGTTCCCAGGTCCTCTCGTCAA AGGGCAAACTCACAAGCGAGACGTGCTTGATTACTGTCTTAAGATGGCTCAAGTCGCCCGAGAGGACTCAACACTTTTTGACAGAGATTCTACTGAGTTGCTCTGGAAGTTCTTGCACTTATTCGTCAAGCAGAACGGG ACCTATGTTGGTTCTGACATTGCCGAGCTGTTGCTGGAAGGTTTTGAAGTAGACAGCACCCTCTACTCAGTACAAGCGGTGCCTAAGGCTAATGCCAACATGACGCAGCAAGAGACGATAGACAGGTTCAGACAACTCGTCATGTTTG GTGACACAAAGGAAGCGCTAGAGTGGGCCATGTCAACCGACCAATGGGGACACGCCCTCTTCCTCTCTTCTAAGATGGGCTCAAGGATTCACGCCCACGTTTTGACAAGATTTGCCAACTCATCTATGACCTACAATGACCCATTACAGACTCTCTATCAGCTGATGAGTAATAGACAGCCAACCTCTGCCACG CACCCTGAGGATGGGTGGGGCACCTGGCGCCCTCACTTGGCAATGATGTTATGTAACCCATCATCTGACTCTGAACTGAACACTAA GTCAATAACCTCTCTCGGAGATGCCCTCGCCGCTAGAGGTCTCCTACACGCCAGTCACTTCTGCTACCTCATGGCAGGGCTGCCTCTCGAGCCCTACACAAAGAAATCTGCTAAACTCTCCATGCTTGGTATTCCAAGCGG AGTATCCATAGAAGAATATACACAGCCAGATGCTCTAGAGCTCACAGAGATATACGAGTATGCTAGGAGTCTTGCTGGAGAGGTCGATGTTATACCTCATCTCCAAATATGTAAA TTCTTTCACGCTAGACGACAGGTAGACCAAGGTCAACCTACGGAAGCACTCGCCTATCTAGAAGCAATTGCCAATAAAGTCTCTCCCCGCCCGGAGCTTTTCTCCTGGGCATTTATGTCTCAGCTTCATTCC CTGGCGGAGAAGCTGAAGTACCATGACGCTGAAGCCACTTATGTGAGAGATGGGCGGAGCTTAGAGCTAGAGTGGATTACGGCACTCGCTACAAGCCTACAAGCCAAATTG GCCATCTCAGCATCTGGGGAGGTAGTAGGCTCTCCGTTACATGAGAGAAGAGATATGCTGGATCAGCCAGACGCAAGTGCCGGATTTGGAAATCAAGGCACAGTACCGTGTGACCCTGCGCCACCCGTACAGGACCACCACAATCAAAATGTGGATGCTACAACTTATAATGACAGTGCAAACACAATTGACAAACACCAGCAAGTGGCCAATGTAGCTGGTGACTACCCAAATGCTACAGAGACACATAATATCGTTCATAAAGTCACTAGCACCACAGACATTTTGCAACAAGTGACTGACATGAATAACACATATCAGCAAGTGCCCGACACATATCAGCAAGTGCCCGACACTGCTAGCACCTATCAACAACTGCCAAGTACCAATTATGAGCAGCAGCCAGAGGAGCCTGCCAATTATGAGCCACCTGTCAGCGGCTACAACTATCAGACACCCTCATCCCATGATCAGCAAAATTCTTGGCAAG CTCCATTAGACAGGCCTTCAGAAGGAGACGTACCCAGTTTTCAGCCTGCAGCTCCTGAGAACTCCAGCTATCAAGCACAACAG GGACAGCATACAAGCCCCGCTCCTGACAAGGAACCAACAGCATCAATCAAGTCTGAAGAAGCAGCTACCAAAGCT AGATCTTCTCCGGCTAAATCCAGTTTTGGGTTTGGAATCGGTTCACTCTTCTCCAAGATTCTACCCAAGGGAAAGAATGAGATTATTCTTCCTGATGATTCCAAACAGTCTATAGTCTGGGATGATAAACTTA aaaagTGGGTCGACACTCAGAGCGATGGAACGGAGGCGCCAAAGGCGGCCCCTCCACCCACTGACATGACCCTCGGTCGCAGTTCTCCTGCTGTAGGCCATAACTCTTCTATACCCGCCCCGCAACCCGCTGGGGGTAATCTCTACTCACGCAAGAAAGGAAAAGGCTCCAAATATGTTGACGTTATGG GCAAAACTGCGGGCACATCTCTGACGCCCATACCGCAGCACTTGTTTGATGTGACTCCCCGCTCCACCCCCACAAGCAGTATATTTACTCCTACACCAAGTTCAGATGAGAATGGAGATAGTCTTCCTGCTCCAGAAGCAGCACCAGAGATGACTGGTGATTCACAGCATTTTCAACCGCAATATGACGAATTCGATGCCCAG ATGCCCCGCAATACTTCAATGGCATCTCTTGAGGTACAAAATATAATGGGCGGGCCACCTAACAGCCCACAAGCCCCACCCGTAAACACGCAAGTTCCACCCACAAACATGCAAGCCCCACCCACTAGCATGCAAGCTCCACCCACTAGCATGCATGCTCCACCCACAGGCATGCATGCTCCACCCACCAACACACATGCTCCTCCTATGAGTACGTTACCTCCACCAGCTAGTGCCGATGTTCAACCAGCCAGTCAACACACAAAT TCTGAAGATAATATTGCCAGTCAACCTAGCGGACCACCAAGGATGTTCAACCCCTCACAGTTCAAAATGCCTAGCGCCGCCCCGGGAGGTAGGACCGGCACCCTATCTTCTCGAAATCGCTACCCAAAATAG